TGCACTACTAGCCCCTGAGTTTCCAGTTAGTTTGTTTTCGGTGCAATCTGCTGTGCAAACTGGTGCGGAAATAACATTTGCGAAAGATAACACCAAACTCACAGCTAACGGTACAGATTTCGACATAGCCCAACACGGTAAACTGTACTACTTACACACTGTATCTGATACGCCATCAACTATCAACACCGCTGACAAATCAGCCAATGTTACGAAGTCACTAGATGAATGGCATGTAGCCCTAGGACACTTAAACCACGAAGATGTTCTCAACCTACAAAAAGTAACACTTGGTATGAAAGTAAGCCAAACTACATCAACTCCAACATGTACTACATGCACCACCAACAAAATGACACGTATACCAAAGTCACATGACAATCCTCCTATCTATGCTACAAAACCTCTAGAGCGTGTACACTCAGACCTATGTGGTCCCATATCACCATCTTCTAGAGAAGGACATCATTATATCATGAACTTTATTGACGAATATTCAAGCATGATATTTATCTATCTACTACGAGCTAAAAGTGAAGCACACATTGCGCTACAACAGTTTCTCGCAGACATTGCACCTATTGGAAAGGTAAAGGAATTACACAGTGACAATGGAGGTGAGTACATGTTTGACTCATTCAAGAAGATACTGTTATCAAATAGTATTAAACACACAACTACGGCACCCCATACTCCATATCAGAATGGAAAATCCAAGAGGTCTTGGCGTTCGCTACTAGAAATGTCAAGATGCTTGTTAGCTGATACAGAGCTTCCTAAAAGCTACTGGTCCTACGCTGTACGACATGCTCAATATCTGAGAAACAGGAGCTATCAAAGACGCACTAAGTCTACAGCCTACGAGTTATTTACTAACGCAAAACCCGACATGTCAAAACTTCATAATTTTGGTTCCCGTTGTACCCACTACATTGACGGATACAAACAAAAGCTAGATAAACGTGGGAATGTAGGAATATACTTAGGTGTCAATCTGCAAAACCATGGATATTATGTACTCAGTGACAACAAAGTCATCACGACGTGTAATGTCACTATACATGATAACAGTTCCCGAAACCATGAAATGCCTGAGGTAGATCCGTGTAGCATGCCTCTCCGTGGTACAAGTCAAGCCATAACAAGGGACAATGATTCTGGTACCATGCCTTCGGACCAGGAACCTGAGCCAGTGAACCAGCCAGTAACACTACAGCAAGCTGACCATAGtactgagcagacaacttccatTCATGTAGCTACCAGACCACGTAGAGAGAGGAAAACTCCACCTTATCTATCTGATTATTATCTGTCAGTAACTGATTATGCATACACTACAAACCTGGTTCCTCTCATACCAACGACTTATGAAGAGGCAATCAAATCTGATAACTCTACTCAGTGGAAAGCTGCAATGGACGCTGAAATATCTACACTGCAAGCTAATGATACATGGACCATAAAACCTCTTCCTGTCAATCGTGAGGAGACCAAAGGCCGCTGGGTGTACACCATTAAACAAGGTAGTCAACCAGGCAAGATACAGTACAAAGCAAGGTATGTGGCCCGAGGCTATTCACAGATAAAGGGTATAGACTATGACGAGACTTATTCGCCTACTACTAGGTTCACATCTATTCGATTCTACTACAGAAAGCTGTAAATGAAAACTTACACCTACATCAACTTGATGTAAAGGGTGCATACTTAAATGCTCTTATAGACAAAGATATCTATGTACAGCAGCCTCCTGGATATGAGCAAGTGGATGCCAGAAACACACATCTCACATGTCATCTAAACAAGTCACTATATGGACTAAAACAGAGTGGCAGGAACTGGCACACCACGCTAACCGACTATCTGAAATCTATAGGCTACGCTGCCAATGATATTGATCCATGTTTATACACTAAACAAGATGGAGATGATCAGATAATCATTTTATTCTGGGTAGACGACATCATAGTTGGAAGCAACCGCCAAGAGCTGATAACTACCAAAAGCAATCCCTACATGACAAGTTTAGAATGGATGACCGTGGTAAGTTACAATGGTTCTTAGGCATTGATTTTCAACGACTAGCTAGCGGCAATTACCAAAGTGTCAAGAACGTTATGCAGAAGCGATACTCAAGCGTTTCAACATGACAGACTGTAAGCCAGCTAAAACGCCAGCCGAGAATACATTAACACTCAGAAAGGCTACTGATACCGACAATATCGACACTAACTTTCCATACCGCCAAGCTATAGGAAGCCTTATATACCTAATGACAGGAACCCGACCTGATATCAGTTGGATCGTTTCCAAGCTTTCTCAATTTTTAGAGAAACCAATTAAGTCACATGTTGCTGCTGTGAAAAGAGTTCTACGCTACATAAAAGCTACAAAATCATACTCTCTCACATTCACACCAACTAATGGCGCATTGCTAGGCTTTACTGATTCTGACTGGGGTGGTGACTGCGATGACAGACGCTCAACCACAGGGTACCTCTTTAATCTCAGAGGCACACCCATTAGCTGGAAATCGCGTAAGCAACCTACTGTTGCATTATCATCCAGCGAAGCTGAATATATGGCGATTGCAGAAGGCACCAAAGAGGCATTGTATTTACGACAACTGTGTTCTTCTCTTGGTATGCCACAATCTAATCCTACTAATATACATGTTGACAACCAAAGTGCTATTGCACTAACTAAGGACACGGCCAGCAAACATAGCCGCACCAAGCATATCGACATCCGTTTCCATTTCGTTCGACAACAAACTGCTATATCGTATGTACACGTCGATACTAAGAGCAACCTAGCTGACCTCCTAACTAAACCACTTGGTCGATTTGCTCATTACAACCAAACACACGAGCTCCAGCTTGAGAGGGCATGTTGAACTGGCAATCTGGCACTGTATGCTAGACATGTGATAAATAGTATATTCTCTATTATTTAGGAATTATGCTCTCGGTACGGAGTAGGCAACTCCAATCTATTCATGTATTACGAT
This genomic window from Watersipora subatra unplaced genomic scaffold, tzWatSuba1.1 SCAFFOLD_101, whole genome shotgun sequence contains:
- the LOC137410036 gene encoding uncharacterized protein yields the protein MTDCKPAKTPAENTLTLRKATDTDNIDTNFPYRQAIGSLIYLMTGTRPDISWIVSKLSQFLEKPIKSHVAAVKRVLRYIKATKSYSLTFTPTNGALLGFTDSDWGGDCDDRRSTTGYLFNLRGTPISWKSRKQPTVALSSSEAEYMAIAEGTKEALYLRQLCSSLGMPQSNPTNIHVDNQSAIALTKDTASKHSRTKHIDIRFHFVRQQTAISYVHVDTKSNLADLLTKPLGRFAHYNQTHELQLERAC